The following proteins come from a genomic window of Maribacter algicola:
- a CDS encoding AraC family transcriptional regulator, translating into MITQKPTFEAIEPDFGHSFTYQRFDEHRVNKNNVWHYHPELELVYVNGGSGKRQIGSHVSYYTDGDLILIGSNLPHCGFTDALTGNTSETVVQMKLDFLGTDFFTIPEMKKIKKLFEIASGGIAFYGKTKRKIGDKMEVLEYQTDFQRLLSILNILNELGGSQEMKLLNADGFSLATDVKDNDRINIVFNHVKNNFKEEITLEEISSMVSMTIPSFCRYFKKLTNKTFVQFVNEYRLVHASKLLAEKPMSITEVCFECGFNNFSHFNKSFKAFTGQNPSEYRNELKAVLV; encoded by the coding sequence ATGATTACACAAAAACCTACGTTTGAAGCCATTGAACCGGATTTTGGGCATTCCTTCACCTATCAAAGATTTGATGAGCACAGGGTGAACAAGAACAATGTTTGGCACTACCATCCAGAACTGGAATTGGTCTATGTAAACGGCGGTTCTGGTAAACGGCAAATAGGAAGCCATGTTTCGTATTATACCGATGGCGACCTTATATTAATAGGTAGTAACCTGCCCCATTGCGGATTTACCGATGCACTTACGGGAAACACAAGCGAAACGGTCGTACAAATGAAGCTCGATTTTTTGGGAACCGACTTTTTCACCATTCCTGAAATGAAGAAAATCAAAAAACTTTTTGAAATCGCCAGTGGTGGAATCGCCTTTTATGGAAAAACCAAAAGAAAAATAGGCGATAAAATGGAAGTGCTGGAATACCAAACCGATTTCCAGCGCCTTTTGAGCATTTTGAACATCCTGAACGAGTTGGGAGGTTCACAAGAAATGAAACTTCTAAATGCGGATGGTTTTTCGTTGGCTACCGATGTCAAGGACAATGACCGGATCAATATCGTCTTCAATCATGTAAAAAACAACTTTAAGGAGGAGATTACCTTGGAGGAAATCTCATCCATGGTAAGTATGACCATTCCATCCTTCTGCAGATACTTCAAAAAGCTGACCAATAAAACCTTTGTCCAATTTGTAAACGAGTACCGATTGGTGCATGCATCTAAACTATTGGCGGAAAAACCCATGAGTATCACGGAAGTCTGTTTTGAATGTGGTTTCAACAACTTTTCCCACTTTAACAAGTCGTTCAAAGCGTTTACAGGACAAAACCCCAGTGAATACAGGAATGAGCTAAAAGCCGTGTTGGTCTAA
- a CDS encoding alpha-ketoglutarate-dependent dioxygenase AlkB family protein produces the protein MPEEKNFKQLDLPDCDIRYYPNFFSQEVADAYFEKLRTKTHWQQDDIKVFGKVYAQPRLTALYANNDKPYSYSNITMWPNVFNGVLLEIKSEIEKYVPNEFTTCLLNLYRDGRDSNGWHADNEKELGINPVIASVSLGVERMFHLKHNTNPLAKHKMILEHGSLLVMQGETQHTWKHQVPKTAKPVGERINLTFRIIK, from the coding sequence ATGCCTGAAGAAAAGAATTTTAAACAATTGGATTTGCCCGATTGTGACATACGATATTATCCTAATTTTTTTTCTCAAGAGGTTGCTGATGCCTATTTTGAAAAGCTAAGGACCAAAACACATTGGCAACAGGATGACATAAAGGTTTTCGGAAAAGTGTATGCCCAGCCAAGACTTACGGCTTTATACGCAAACAATGACAAACCCTACTCCTATTCCAACATTACCATGTGGCCAAATGTGTTTAACGGGGTTCTCCTGGAAATTAAATCGGAAATAGAAAAGTATGTTCCTAACGAATTTACCACCTGCCTTTTAAATCTATATAGAGACGGAAGGGATAGTAATGGTTGGCACGCAGATAATGAAAAGGAACTAGGCATAAACCCTGTAATTGCTTCCGTAAGTTTGGGAGTGGAACGTATGTTCCATCTCAAACACAATACAAACCCATTAGCAAAGCACAAAATGATATTGGAGCATGGCAGTTTGTTAGTGATGCAGGGTGAGACCCAACATACTTGGAAGCATCAGGTTCCAAAAACGGCAAAGCCGGTAGGGGAACGGATAAACCTGACGTTTAGGATAATCAAATAA